From the Cyanobium sp. M30B3 genome, the window GGCCAGCCGGCCATCAGGAACCACTCGCCGTAACAGAGCACGGCAGCACCCAAGCCGAGGGTGGTGCTGTTGTAGAGGTTCTGCATTGAACGCTCCAGATAGCCGAAGGTGTCCTTGTCCGGATACCAGGCCCTGGGGATGGGGAACTGGAGCACGGAAAGGAGCGGCTGGATGCCCACGTAGGGGTTGAAGGCCGGGGTGGCGGCAATCATGCCGGAGGTGGTGAAGAAAACATGGGCCTCCCCGAATCCCTCCTCGAAGATTTCTTCATTGGTGCGTTCCTCCACGGCGGATACATCCAGGCCGCGGCCATAGCCGCGGGTGAGGCCCACGAAGCCGGCCATGAAGATCAGCCCCACCACGATCAAGGCCACGGCGCCTGGGTTGGGGCGTTTGTTGCGCACCAGATACCAGATCAACAGCATGGGCACCACCACCAGCACGATCCGGAAGCGGAAGCCCAGGGAGGTGAAGATCCCCAGAGCCACCAACAGCCAGCCCACGATCTGGGGCAGGTGGCGGCGGTTGCACACCCAGGTGGTGAACTGCAAGCAGATGCCGGGGATCAGGAAATTGAGGGCCAATAGGAAGTAGTTGGAGAGGCCATCGCCGCCGAAGATGCCGCCCTGGGTGCCGCGCAGCAGTTCACGGGCTGCGAAGGGGTTGATGTAGGCGAACAGGCGGATGCCGGCCACCACACTGAACAGGGCGAGACCGAGCTGGCAGAGGGTGGTGCCGAAGCGATAGATCCGCTCGGGATCGTTGACCACGAGCTGGCGGCGGTTGAGCCGGGGCGTGCCGAGCAGGTGGAAGCCCACCAGGGTGCTGGCGTAGAACACGGCAGCGCCCGCCCAGCCGTACACGAAGTCGGCCCGGCGATTGATGGTGCGGTCGATGGTGTCCTCTATGGCGATGGCCCGCAGGGGGCCGGCCACGGCGTAGTAGACGAGTACGGCGGCCAGGATGATCGTGGGCTTGAACAGCTCGATCCGCCGGGCGTGGGATCTGGCCTGCAAGAGCTCGCGCACGATCAGCACAACCAATGTGCCCAACCAGAACACCTCCAGGTTGGTGAGCTGTTGGGGATCAGTCATGGGAAGCTTCGCCGGGCTTGAGCATCACACAAGCCAGCTGATCACACCAGCCACCCGGCGGGACCGCCAGCTGCGGCGCGGACTGTGCAGGGCCTGGGCCACGGCGGCCCCCAGGGCCTGGCCGCAGCTGAGGGGGCTGAAGGCCTTGAGGCGCTGGCGGGCGGCCGCCACCAGGGCCTGGCGCTCGGCGGGGCCGAGGCGCTCCATGGCGTGGAGCTGCCCGGCCAGCTGGGGGCAGTCGGCCGGGTCAAACGCCAGGCCGCTCACGCCATCCTCGATCAGGTCGGCAGCACAGCCGCAACCGCTGCTCACCAGGGCGGGCAGACCGGCGGCGATGGCCTCGTTCACCACCAGCCCCCACTGGTCCACCACACTGGCCAGCACCAGGGCGGAGGCCTGGCGGTAGGCCAGGGCCAGATCGGCCAGCTGCAGGAAGGGGCGGATGCGGCAGCGGCCGGGATCGGGCAGCTGGGCCACGGCGGCATGGAGCTGGGGCTCCAGGGGCCCGAAGCCCACCAGATCCAGCCCCCAGCGGCCGCCTTCGCTCTGGTACTGGCCATAGGCCTGCAGCAGGCCGGCATGGTTCTTCTTGGGCACGAAGCGGCTCACGCACAGGAAGTGGGGGCCCCGGGCAGGAGGGGGCAGGGGGGGTAGATCCAGGAAGTAGGCGTTGTCCACCACGTCCCAGGGCTGGTGGATGGCCTGGGGGGGAAAGCCGAGCTGCTGGAGGTAGTGGCGGCTCTCGCTGCCGGCCACCACGGCGCTGCTGTAACCACCAAGCAGCTGGCGCTTCACCCACTCGCGGGCGGGGGAGCGGGGCTGGTCGCGCTGGCGGCTGTCGCTGATCACCACCAGGGGCAGGCGGCGGCGCTGGGCCTCCTGCAGCAACACCTGGTAGGAGCGGTCGGCCCAGCCCACGCTCACCACCGCCTCGGCAGCGCTGCTGTGGAGAAGGGCGCGCCACTGGCGGCGCAGGCTGGCCCGGGGGGGATCGTCCTCGGGCTCGGCCGCGCCGTGGATGGTCTGCAGGCCATAGGGCAGGCTGCCGGGCGGCACGACCCAGGGATACTCCTGCGACTCAGGGCGGGTTTCCACCACGGTGAGGGCCAGGTGGGCACAGGCCTCCACAAAGCGGGCGTGGTGGTAAGGACCCACGCGGTGGACGGCAAGCAGCACCCGGGGTAGCGGGCTGGGGAGGGACTGGGGCTGGTGCAAGGGGGGTGCAGGGAGA encodes:
- a CDS encoding glycosyltransferase family 4 protein; the encoded protein is MHQPQSLPSPLPRVLLAVHRVGPYHHARFVEACAHLALTVVETRPESQEYPWVVPPGSLPYGLQTIHGAAEPEDDPPRASLRRQWRALLHSSAAEAVVSVGWADRSYQVLLQEAQRRRLPLVVISDSRQRDQPRSPAREWVKRQLLGGYSSAVVAGSESRHYLQQLGFPPQAIHQPWDVVDNAYFLDLPPLPPPARGPHFLCVSRFVPKKNHAGLLQAYGQYQSEGGRWGLDLVGFGPLEPQLHAAVAQLPDPGRCRIRPFLQLADLALAYRQASALVLASVVDQWGLVVNEAIAAGLPALVSSGCGCAADLIEDGVSGLAFDPADCPQLAGQLHAMERLGPAERQALVAAARQRLKAFSPLSCGQALGAAVAQALHSPRRSWRSRRVAGVISWLV